In Rhodothermia bacterium, the sequence AAACCTGTCTTGGGCGCGTTTGGAACCAACCAGATCAGAAGTAACTTCTTGTTTATTCCCAAAGTGGGGAATTGAGCATTAGAACTTCTTGGTTGGTTTTTTGCCAGATTTGGGATTTACATTTCTATGACCGAAGCGCTCGTTGTCATTAAACGTCGTTTAGTGGGTTTATGTCATTGTTAATAAGTGGATTATATTCTTTAGAATGGCGTGATTTCTCCCAAATACGCACTTGGTAAGTTCCCACATCATTCTCGAAAGACAAGGAAACCCTTAGGAAATTCTCCGGAGCAAGGAACAAGACGATGTAGCGAATCGTCAGGACTTCGACTCACCGCTTTTGATAGCATAAAAATTTGATCACCCATAATTTGATAAACTTAGAACGCACTTTATTTTACAACATTTGTCTCATTTACCTGTTCGATCTTTTCACCTACTATGTTTGAAAGCAAATTGGAAGTCTGTCCGCAGTTTACGGATCAGAAGGCTTTGGAAATCTTGGACTTACACTGGGATCTCTTCGGCACATTAAAGCCCTTAGACAGTTATCAGGATCAGAACTTTTTGGTTCGATGTGAGGATGGCTCTCGGTATGTGCTTAAAATTGCAAATGCAGCTACGCCCCACGAATGGTTAGACCTGCAAACCCGTGTTTTAGACCATTTGAATGCACAGACACCAACTTTACCGTTGCCCAAAAATATTCCTACACGATTTGGTGTAGAAATGGTTCAGGCTGAAGGGCATTGGTGGCGTTTGGTTTCTTTTTTGCCCGGCCAAATGCTGTCGGGGGTACCCTTTCGATCACCAAAATTACTTGAAGAAATAGGACATTTTGCCGGAACTGTGGCGCAACAACTTTACGGGTTTAAACACCATGCTGCTGCACGACCTATTCAGTGGGATTTGCAACTGGCAGCAGAGTTGGTCTCTGGCTGGGTGTCTTTTGTAGAAGATCAGTCACTCCGCAGCCTAATAGAAAAATACTTTTTTGATGCAAACGAAGACGTTAAGCGAGTTGCGCCCTTTTTGCGAAAGAGCATTATTCATGGGGATATAACGCGCTACAACCTTCTTTTGGATGATACAGGCAATCATATTCATGGCCTCATTGACTTTGGGGATGTTTGCGAATCTTGGACGGTTGGGGAATTGGCCGTGGCGCTTTTGGAAAGCGTGATGACAGGAAGCCCTTCGCCCATCGAAGATGCTTTGGTTACCGTTCGGGCGTTTCATGAGGTTTTTCCACTAACCGAAGAAGAAATTGCGGTTTTACCTTCGCTCCTCATCTTGCGTTCGTGTGCCATTGTTTGTGCCTCTGCTCGCCAATTAACCTTAGAGCCGAAGAATGTTTATGTACGCAAACAGGCAGAAATAGATCGTGTGGCATTTGAGAAATTAACGGCTTTTCCGATTCATCATTTGGTGGATCCTTTTAGGGTTGTTTGTGGGTTTTCGGCGACATCACAAGCCTTATTCGATTGGGTTACTGCGCAGAAGTCTTTTATCGCGCCCATCTCTTTACCGGCTAATGCCGCCATCCTCGATCAAAGTCCAGCCTCCGATGCCCATGATTGGGGAACGTGGCTTGACGACACCGAGCCACGGCATGGTTTTATGGTCTCGAAGTTTGGAGAAGTGCAACTCCTACTAAACGATCAGGCAAATCCAGCCGTAAATGAAGGCCAAATTGCATTGGGGAAAACGGTTATTGCACCCGCTGGAGCCTCTGTTTTTGCCGTCTGCGATGGTGAATTGAACCAGATTGAAAATGGCGTGACACTGAGGCTTGTTACGCCTGATGGAACCCCGTTATTTGTGGTCTATCGTGGTTTGAAAATGGAACGGGCAATAGGTACGGTGAAAAAAGGAGACATTTTGGGGCATGTAGAAGCACAACAGCCATTAGAATTGCAGTTAAGCACTGTTGCAAATCCACCATTTTACATTAAAAACAGTGAAAAAGCCCTTTACCTTCACCGAGTTGCTGATCCGGGTTGTTTTTTTAATACACCTCCGGAAGAAGTGACCCATTCGCGGCAAGAGGAATTGGCCGTGCGGCGTGCAAAAGTAATCCAACAAGCCCAAGAATACTATTATCAACGTCCGATGAGTTTGGTGCGTGGCTGGAAGCAATACCTGATTGGAGATGATGGAAGGGTGTATTTGGATGCCATTAATAATGTCACACATGTAGGACATAGTCATCCTAAAGTTTGGGAAGCCGCCACAAATCAACTTAAACGGTTGAATACCAATGCCCGATTTTTGTATCCCAACATTGTAGAATATGCGGAGCGATTGTTGGGTCTCTTCCCGGAGCCTTTGTGCGTCGTTTTCTTTGTTTGTACTGGAAGCGAGGCAAATGATTTGGCGCTACGGCTTGCGCGTGCATATACCGAACGCCAAGACATGATGGTCATTGATGGGGAATATCATGGCAATACCACCGCCGTAGATGAGATTAGTACCTGTTTATTAGACAATCCGTCCGCTGCAAAATCCTTACGGCCTTTTACCCATCCGCTAATCCAACCAAATACATTTCGGGGGCGGTATCACGTAGGAGAAACGGATATCGCCTTAAAATACGCCCAAGATGCACGTGAGAAATTGTCTAAGCTTCAGTCGGAAGGCCGGAATTTGGCAGGTTTTATCTCGGAATCGTTGTTGGGATCCGGGGGAGGTGTCGAGATGCCGACAGGCTACCTGCAAGAAATCTACAAAATTGTCCGTGATGCAGGTGGGGTTTGCATTGCCGACGAGGTGCAAATTGGATTTGGACGGATGGGAACACATTTTTGGGGGTTTGAGAAAGAAGGTGTATTGCCGGATATTGTGACGTTAGGTAAACCGATGGGCAATGGACACCCCATTTCTGCCGTAGTCACTACACCCGAAATCGCAGAGGCGTATAAAAGACAATACACCTATTTTAATACCTTTGCAGGGAATCCCGTCTCTTGCCAAATTGGACATGCGGTATTAGATATTCTCCAAGAAGAAGGTTTGCAAGAAAATGCGAGGAAGACAGGGCAGTATTTTAAAGATCGTCTATCACAATTAATAGATAAACACGAAAAAGTAGGAGCGGTGTATGGACACGGTTTCTACCTTGGCGTGGATATTGTCCATGATAAAGTGTCACGTAAACCCGCTAACCACGAAGCCATGTGGATTTCGGAGCGAATGCGGCAACACGGCATCATCGTCTATCCAACGGGTGATTTTTACAACATCCTAAAAATTAAACCGCCGATGTGCTTTGATGTGGGGAATGTGGACTACTTTGTGGATACATTAGACCAGATTTTAGCATCTATGCACTAAAGACATTTCGTAGATGAACTACATCTAAAAGCTACCCCGTACAGGACTTGCAGTTTAGCATGGCGATTGTTGGTTAACCCATAACGCATGTAGGTCTAAGCATCTTAGATGTGTTGGAAAATCTCACAATAAGCCTACCGACTTTTTGGAATTTTTTTTTCGTCTCTATCTATATCTACTTTAAAGAGGGCATTTTTATTGAGAGCAAAGTTCGATAATTTCTTGTAATGCAAGGCTGTGGCAATGTATCTTGGTTTTTTCTAACCCCCAAATGTTATGCCGCACCATAAAAAGTTTACGTCTTGCCCCAACTGTGGAAACAATGTCGAACAGGCAAATTTTTGTCCAAATTGTGGACAAGAAAACCATGACCTACACCTACCAGCAGGGCATTTGGTACTAGAACTTTTGGAAAATACACTCCATTTCGATACTAAACTATGGCATTCTCTAAAAGCCATCGTCACAAAGCCCGGAAAGGTTACGTTAGATTTTATTCAGGGCAAGCGGGCATACCATATCCCACCCTTTAGAATGTATGTATTTATTGCCTTCGTATTCTTCCTGCTTTCAACGATTTTCGCAGACCGTTTGGTGGAGGACGTCCAGCGGGCTACAGAGACCCAATCAACCATGCAAGCCACTGAGTCTGCAAATAAAATCCAGAAAAGAACAAAAGAACTGCCAAAAGTAGTTCAGCAAAAATTATGGGGTGAATTGGAGAAGGCTAAAAAAGAGGTGAAAACTTTTTTGCCAGCAGATCAAGAACACTTGGCCGATTTGCTTGCGACAGCGCATAAGTCGTTGATGACACATTGGCAACCCGACTCGTTGCGCTATGCCGAACTACCAGACTCCAATCGTGCTTTGATGGTAACTTCATCTGACTCGACGCATGCGCAACTGAAACGACTGATTGCCAAATCAAATGAAAACAAGATTTTGGCATCTCAAGGTGTTGTTGTGGAAACCGATTCTGTCACAATTCCACTTGTGGAGGGTAAAAAAATCGCCATTGCAAAAGCACGGGAATTGCTCCATGCTTCGGACGAGGAAATAAATTCTTTCTTGCAGGGTTATGGACTTAATCCAGACGCACTTCACCGATTTGCCCTGAAAACACAAATTAGGTGGCACGAGGCAAAAAAGAAACCAAAAGATTTGGCACATATCGCCGTAAAGCAGCTCTCATATGCGATGTTTTTTTTAATGCCGCTTTTTGCACTTCTACTAAAATTAGTGTACTTTTATCGTGGGCGGTATTATTATGAACACTTAATTTTTGCTGTGCATTTTCATAGCGTCTTGTTCCTGTTCTTAATACTTCTTTTGGGGGTAATTCTTTGGGCTGAAAATTACACTTGGACAAATACAGCCGTCGTTGTTTTATGGCTTGGTTTGCTGGTTTATGGCTTTTTTGCCTTTTATAATGTCTATGAAAAACCAATTCCGGAAAATCCTTATCCCACGGTATGGCAAGGATTTGTACGCTTGACATTTTATAAAAAAATATTGCTCATTTTGGGTTTAATATTGCTTAGTCCGGCTGTTTTTCTTTTTTTATTAATGACGGCCTTTCCATTTCTTTTTGTACTTATTGGTCAGTGGTTATTTAAGATGTTTAATCGAATTGTTACCTTCAGATTCTTGTCGAAAGAATCCAAAATAGTGACAGTTTTGGCCACATTGGGTGATCGTGAATGGATCGAAGACTTCTTTAAATATGCGGTGGTACTTTTTGTTTATGTCAATATCTTGTTGATCGCAATAACAATCGTCACGGCCATGAGTATGGGGTCTGTTCACTAATGGCGACTTTTGAGCTAAAAATAGTGCGCAATCACCATCGGAAAACAACTTCCTTACCTCGACAAGCTAAAGCATCTGTTTTAGCCGTTAGGGTAAAGCTACCTGCAAGTTTCGGTGAGGGTGATCACGCCAAAGCGGGAACCCAGTGTCCACGGTTGTAAATTCCCCAAGCCTTTCCCGTCATGGTCGTTCCAACGAAAGGCGTATTGCTGCTTTTGCTATGAATGTGTTTCGGTTGAAAGACCCAATCGGTGTTGGTGTCGAAAATGGTGAGGTTTGCCTCGGATCCAACAGCCAAGGAAGGTATCGGCAAACGAAGAATTTGACGCGGGGCGACAGTGATTTTGCGGATAGCCTGTGCTACTGTTAGTACTTTTTTTGCCAGCAATTCGCGTCCAATCAGCCCCCATGCGGTTTCCAATCCTAAAATCCCAAATGGAGCCGCAATGTATTCTACCTCTTTTTCGAACCTTGCGTGTGGTGCATGGTCGGTACAAATGACATCAATCGTTCCATCTTGTAGCCCTAATATAATGGCCTCGATGTCGGATTGGGTGCGGAGTGGCGGGTGCATTTTGGTATTGGTGTCGTAGTTTCGCCGCTCCACCTCCTCATCGGTCAGGGTGAAATGGTGTGTACAAACTTCTGCCGTTACAGGGATACCACGCGCTTTGCCCTCTCGAACCAATTCAACACCTCTTGCGGTTGAGATATGTGCTACGTGAAGCGAGCCTCCTGTGAACTCGGCCAATAAAATATCGCGGGCAATCATCACATCTTCGGCTAAGGCGGGAATACCTGATAGGCCCAGCCTTGTGGAAACGAACCCCTCGTGCATTTGCCCATGTGGGTTCAGCGTTAAGTCTTCCATATGGTTGATAATGGGTGCGTCAATCATCGCGGCATACTCCAAAGCCGTCCGCATGAGTCCACCATGTTGTACCGGAGATCCGTCGTCACTAAAGGCCACAGCCCCATTTCCCTTTAGTTCTGCCATTTCCGCCAATTCCTTGCCTGCACGGCCTTTCGAAACACAGGCAATCGGATGCACATCTACTGGCGTTTTGCGCCCTTTTTCGATGATAAAAGAGACGACATCGGCGGTATGGATAGGTGGTTGGGTATTTGGCATACACGCCACCGCCGTAAATCCACCAAAAGCAGCGGCATTACAACCCGTTTCAATGGTTTCTTTGTGTTCGAAACCCGGTTCGCGCAAGTGGACGTGCATGTCCATCCAGCCGATGGAAGCCATTTTTCCGGTTGCATCGTATTCCGGAACTTGCGGAAGGGCGGGCAATTGCAGGCCACGAGCGGCGATTTTTCCGTCTTGAATATAGAGGTCTTCGCATACCGTAGCCTCGTTTTCAAGGTCTAAAAGGGTAAGATTCCGGAAAATCATCTCTGGCGTGTTCATGTTGTTCATGTTTATAAAGTGAAGAGGGCCTCAAATCATAGAAGATTATCTGCACTTCTGGTTTTACAGATAGAAAACAAATTATATTAATAGATCTATGTTAAGCATCCAAAGCCGCCTGAACAGAACTTGTTTATGAAAATTGCCCTTATTTCAGATATACATTCCAATCTTCATGCGCTATATAAAGCCTTAGAGACCGCAGATAAAGAAGGTGTAGAAGAGGTGTATTGCCTTGGTGATATTGTGGGTTATGGTGCCGACCCCGGCCCATGTGTGGATTTGGTGATGCGTTATTGTGCCGCTGCAGTACTTGGAAACCATGACGAAGCCATCGTTTTTGGACGCGGAATGGATGTTTTACCCCAATCTGGACAGGTCGCCGCCAAACACAATCGGGAAAAACTGACGGAAACCCAATTGGAATATCTGAGGAGTTTGCCCTATATGGTGGAGGCACACAACTTTACCATCGTACATGCCGCACCTATGAACCCGCATCACTATACGCGCCTTGAATCGTATTTCGGGACTGTAGAACAATTCGAACACTTCATTACCGATTTCTGTTTTGTTGGCCATACGCACTTGCCCGCCATTATGGCGGATAAGTTGGGTGTAACCCGTGTAAGGCAGGGAAATCGCTATTTGATCAATGTGGGGAGTGTTGGCCAGCCAAGAGACAATAATCCGCGCCTTGGATTTGGGATTTTTGAGACAGATACCTTGGCTTATAACCTGATGCGCGTACCATATAATGTGGAGGGTGCTGCCGCACGAATCATTGAAGAAGGATTGCCAGAAGCGCTTGCAGACC encodes:
- a CDS encoding aminotransferase class III-fold pyridoxal phosphate-dependent enzyme, which codes for MFESKLEVCPQFTDQKALEILDLHWDLFGTLKPLDSYQDQNFLVRCEDGSRYVLKIANAATPHEWLDLQTRVLDHLNAQTPTLPLPKNIPTRFGVEMVQAEGHWWRLVSFLPGQMLSGVPFRSPKLLEEIGHFAGTVAQQLYGFKHHAAARPIQWDLQLAAELVSGWVSFVEDQSLRSLIEKYFFDANEDVKRVAPFLRKSIIHGDITRYNLLLDDTGNHIHGLIDFGDVCESWTVGELAVALLESVMTGSPSPIEDALVTVRAFHEVFPLTEEEIAVLPSLLILRSCAIVCASARQLTLEPKNVYVRKQAEIDRVAFEKLTAFPIHHLVDPFRVVCGFSATSQALFDWVTAQKSFIAPISLPANAAILDQSPASDAHDWGTWLDDTEPRHGFMVSKFGEVQLLLNDQANPAVNEGQIALGKTVIAPAGASVFAVCDGELNQIENGVTLRLVTPDGTPLFVVYRGLKMERAIGTVKKGDILGHVEAQQPLELQLSTVANPPFYIKNSEKALYLHRVADPGCFFNTPPEEVTHSRQEELAVRRAKVIQQAQEYYYQRPMSLVRGWKQYLIGDDGRVYLDAINNVTHVGHSHPKVWEAATNQLKRLNTNARFLYPNIVEYAERLLGLFPEPLCVVFFVCTGSEANDLALRLARAYTERQDMMVIDGEYHGNTTAVDEISTCLLDNPSAAKSLRPFTHPLIQPNTFRGRYHVGETDIALKYAQDAREKLSKLQSEGRNLAGFISESLLGSGGGVEMPTGYLQEIYKIVRDAGGVCIADEVQIGFGRMGTHFWGFEKEGVLPDIVTLGKPMGNGHPISAVVTTPEIAEAYKRQYTYFNTFAGNPVSCQIGHAVLDILQEEGLQENARKTGQYFKDRLSQLIDKHEKVGAVYGHGFYLGVDIVHDKVSRKPANHEAMWISERMRQHGIIVYPTGDFYNILKIKPPMCFDVGNVDYFVDTLDQILASMH
- a CDS encoding DUF3667 domain-containing protein, with product MPHHKKFTSCPNCGNNVEQANFCPNCGQENHDLHLPAGHLVLELLENTLHFDTKLWHSLKAIVTKPGKVTLDFIQGKRAYHIPPFRMYVFIAFVFFLLSTIFADRLVEDVQRATETQSTMQATESANKIQKRTKELPKVVQQKLWGELEKAKKEVKTFLPADQEHLADLLATAHKSLMTHWQPDSLRYAELPDSNRALMVTSSDSTHAQLKRLIAKSNENKILASQGVVVETDSVTIPLVEGKKIAIAKARELLHASDEEINSFLQGYGLNPDALHRFALKTQIRWHEAKKKPKDLAHIAVKQLSYAMFFLMPLFALLLKLVYFYRGRYYYEHLIFAVHFHSVLFLFLILLLGVILWAENYTWTNTAVVVLWLGLLVYGFFAFYNVYEKPIPENPYPTVWQGFVRLTFYKKILLILGLILLSPAVFLFLLMTAFPFLFVLIGQWLFKMFNRIVTFRFLSKESKIVTVLATLGDREWIEDFFKYAVVLFVYVNILLIAITIVTAMSMGSVH
- a CDS encoding dihydroorotase; protein product: MNTPEMIFRNLTLLDLENEATVCEDLYIQDGKIAARGLQLPALPQVPEYDATGKMASIGWMDMHVHLREPGFEHKETIETGCNAAAFGGFTAVACMPNTQPPIHTADVVSFIIEKGRKTPVDVHPIACVSKGRAGKELAEMAELKGNGAVAFSDDGSPVQHGGLMRTALEYAAMIDAPIINHMEDLTLNPHGQMHEGFVSTRLGLSGIPALAEDVMIARDILLAEFTGGSLHVAHISTARGVELVREGKARGIPVTAEVCTHHFTLTDEEVERRNYDTNTKMHPPLRTQSDIEAIILGLQDGTIDVICTDHAPHARFEKEVEYIAAPFGILGLETAWGLIGRELLAKKVLTVAQAIRKITVAPRQILRLPIPSLAVGSEANLTIFDTNTDWVFQPKHIHSKSSNTPFVGTTMTGKAWGIYNRGHWVPALA
- a CDS encoding metallophosphoesterase family protein, with product MKIALISDIHSNLHALYKALETADKEGVEEVYCLGDIVGYGADPGPCVDLVMRYCAAAVLGNHDEAIVFGRGMDVLPQSGQVAAKHNREKLTETQLEYLRSLPYMVEAHNFTIVHAAPMNPHHYTRLESYFGTVEQFEHFITDFCFVGHTHLPAIMADKLGVTRVRQGNRYLINVGSVGQPRDNNPRLGFGIFETDTLAYNLMRVPYNVEGAAARIIEEGLPEALADRLKVGK